The following are from one region of the Stenotrophomonas lactitubi genome:
- a CDS encoding AAA family ATPase gives MLQTLAIANYRSLHALVLPMQQLNVVTGDNGSGKSSLYRALRLLAETAQGGVAAVLAREGGLGSALWAGPEKIDRRVLTGEIPLQGGARQESVGLKLGFATDEFGYAIDLGYPPPSRSAFALDPQIKAESIWAGPFLRSANLLVDRRGALVRQRHPRGWDLVDDRLSLFDSLFTQVGDPQRMPEAITLREYIRRWRFYDHFRSDADAPARQPAMATRTPVLHHDGRDLAAAWVTILEIGDPQALARSVEDAFPGATVSFGELDGRLALRFHQPGLLRPLSMAELSDGTLRFLLLAAALHTPRPPPLLVLNEPETSLHPDLLPALARLIIAASARSQVWVVSHATRLIAALEQAPHCHSMHLYKEHGRTLLGGQGLLDAPAWHWPQR, from the coding sequence ATGCTGCAGACCCTGGCCATCGCCAACTACCGATCACTGCATGCGCTGGTGCTGCCGATGCAGCAGCTCAACGTCGTCACCGGCGACAACGGCAGTGGCAAATCCAGCCTGTACCGCGCGCTGCGCCTGCTGGCGGAAACCGCGCAGGGGGGAGTTGCAGCGGTACTCGCCCGGGAGGGTGGATTGGGTTCGGCGCTGTGGGCCGGTCCGGAAAAGATCGACCGCCGCGTGCTGACCGGCGAGATCCCGCTACAGGGCGGGGCGCGGCAGGAATCGGTGGGGCTCAAGCTGGGCTTCGCCACCGATGAATTCGGCTACGCCATCGACCTCGGCTATCCGCCGCCGAGTCGATCGGCCTTCGCGCTGGATCCGCAGATCAAGGCCGAATCAATCTGGGCGGGACCGTTCCTGCGCAGCGCCAACCTGCTGGTCGACCGCCGCGGTGCGCTGGTGCGGCAGCGGCACCCGCGCGGCTGGGACCTGGTGGACGACCGACTGTCCCTGTTCGACAGCCTGTTCACCCAGGTGGGCGATCCGCAGCGCATGCCGGAAGCCATCACCTTGCGCGAGTACATCCGCCGTTGGCGCTTCTACGACCACTTCCGCAGCGATGCCGATGCACCGGCGCGACAACCGGCGATGGCGACCCGTACCCCGGTGCTGCACCATGACGGCCGCGACCTCGCCGCCGCCTGGGTGACGATTCTGGAAATCGGCGATCCGCAGGCGCTGGCGCGCAGTGTCGAGGATGCATTCCCGGGGGCGACGGTCAGCTTCGGGGAACTGGATGGCCGGCTCGCGCTGCGCTTCCACCAGCCCGGGCTGCTGCGGCCACTGTCGATGGCCGAACTGTCCGACGGCACGCTGCGTTTCCTGTTGCTGGCAGCGGCGCTGCACACGCCTCGGCCGCCGCCGCTGCTGGTGCTCAACGAGCCCGAGACCAGCCTGCATCCGGATCTGCTGCCGGCGCTGGCACGCTTGATCATCGCCGCAAGTGCGCGCAGCCAGGTCTGGGTGGTATCGCATGCCACGCGCTTGATCGCCGCGCTGGAGCAGGCACCGCACTGCCATTCGATGCACCTGTACAAGGAGCATGGGCGGACGCTGCTGGGCGGGCAGGGCCTGCTGGATGCACCGGCCTGGCATTGGCCGCAGCGCTGA
- a CDS encoding pseudouridine synthase, whose protein sequence is MTSRLNKYIADTGFCSRREADRLIAARRVTVNGHAAGTGAVVGEEDKVLVDGQPLRVRTARKPGARRHVYIVLNKPVGVTCTTESTVKGNIVDFVGHEQRIFPIGRLDKESEGLILMTSNGDIVNQILRAENGHQKEYLVAVNKPVTDEFLRAMARGVRIHDQMTLPCKTSRIAKFGFRITLQQGLNRQIRLMSAEFGYRVTQLRRVRIDNIKIGALKPGQWRNLTEQELHGLLPQQQDW, encoded by the coding sequence ATGACCAGCCGACTCAACAAATACATCGCCGACACCGGCTTCTGCTCCCGTCGCGAGGCCGATCGCCTGATCGCCGCCCGCCGCGTCACCGTCAATGGCCATGCCGCCGGCACCGGCGCAGTGGTCGGCGAGGAGGACAAGGTGCTGGTCGACGGCCAGCCGTTGCGCGTTCGCACTGCCCGCAAGCCAGGCGCCCGCCGCCACGTGTACATCGTGCTGAACAAGCCGGTGGGCGTGACCTGCACCACCGAAAGCACGGTGAAGGGCAACATCGTCGACTTCGTCGGCCATGAACAGCGCATCTTCCCGATCGGCCGCCTGGACAAGGAATCGGAAGGCCTGATCCTGATGACCAGCAACGGCGACATCGTCAACCAGATCCTGCGCGCTGAAAACGGCCACCAGAAGGAATACCTGGTGGCGGTGAACAAGCCGGTCACCGACGAATTCCTGCGCGCGATGGCCCGCGGCGTGCGCATTCATGACCAGATGACGCTGCCGTGCAAGACCTCGCGGATCGCCAAGTTCGGTTTCCGCATCACCCTGCAGCAGGGCCTGAACCGGCAGATCCGGTTGATGTCGGCCGAGTTCGGCTATCGCGTGACGCAGCTGCGCCGCGTGCGCATCGACAACATCAAGATCGGTGCGCTGAAGCCCGGCCAGTGGCGCAACCTGACCGAGCAGGAGCTGCACGGCCTGTTGCCGCAGCAGCAGGACTGGTAA
- a CDS encoding VOC family protein: MGANGQSSNGSTIIPCLRYRDALAAIDWLQRAFGFHAQAVYADGDTVHHAQLVFGQGMIMLGSASNSGEWAKLAVMPDEVDGRQTQSACVIVTDADAHYARAKAAGARIVIDIADQAYGGRGYACADPEGYLWWFGSYDPWRAEHTQ, from the coding sequence ATGGGTGCGAACGGCCAGAGCAGCAACGGCTCCACCATCATTCCGTGCCTGCGCTACCGCGATGCGCTGGCGGCCATCGACTGGCTGCAGCGCGCGTTCGGTTTTCACGCGCAGGCCGTGTATGCCGACGGCGATACCGTGCACCACGCACAGCTGGTGTTCGGCCAGGGCATGATCATGCTCGGATCTGCCAGCAACAGCGGCGAATGGGCCAAGCTGGCGGTGATGCCCGATGAAGTCGACGGCCGGCAGACCCAGAGCGCCTGCGTGATCGTTACCGACGCCGACGCCCACTATGCACGGGCCAAGGCCGCCGGTGCGCGCATCGTCATCGACATCGCCGACCAGGCCTACGGTGGGCGTGGCTATGCCTGCGCAGACCCGGAAGGCTACCTGTGGTGGTTCGGCAGTTACGATCCGTGGCGGGCGGAACACACGCAATGA
- a CDS encoding DUF72 domain-containing protein: protein MTARSASAAPVRCGIGGWVYPQWRGGAFYPQGLIQREELAYASRALRCIEINGTFYRTPTATQCAQWAAQTPDGFRFSMKAPRHLVQRRDLSSTVEAAGSFLQAAIALGDRLGPLLWQFDPQHPADAEALDTFMAQLPKRLDGTVLQHALEVRNASVHGSELVEAARRHGVALVIEDSDESPLHGDITAGFVYARIKRSQARLSEGLPLPMQQRWAGRARCWAGGEIVDDLPCLAPPAAAAPREVYLLCIGAGKARNPAAAMALQRLIDGASDPRPIAVSSPARTPRRRAVG, encoded by the coding sequence ATGACGGCACGATCAGCGTCTGCGGCGCCGGTCCGCTGCGGTATCGGCGGCTGGGTGTACCCGCAGTGGCGTGGCGGCGCCTTCTATCCACAAGGGTTGATCCAGCGCGAAGAGCTGGCCTACGCCAGCCGCGCGTTGCGCTGCATCGAAATCAACGGCACCTTCTACCGCACCCCGACAGCGACCCAGTGTGCGCAATGGGCCGCGCAGACGCCGGACGGCTTCCGCTTCTCGATGAAAGCGCCGCGCCATCTTGTGCAGCGGCGAGATCTATCGTCCACGGTCGAGGCAGCTGGCTCGTTCCTGCAGGCAGCCATCGCTCTCGGCGACCGGCTTGGCCCGTTGCTCTGGCAGTTCGACCCGCAGCACCCGGCCGATGCCGAGGCGCTGGACACCTTCATGGCACAGTTGCCAAAGCGGCTGGATGGAACGGTGTTGCAGCATGCACTGGAGGTGCGCAACGCCAGCGTCCATGGAAGCGAACTGGTCGAAGCGGCGCGCCGGCATGGCGTGGCCCTGGTGATCGAAGACAGCGACGAGTCACCGTTGCACGGTGACATCACCGCCGGCTTCGTCTATGCACGGATCAAACGCAGCCAGGCCAGGCTGAGCGAAGGTCTGCCCCTGCCGATGCAGCAGCGCTGGGCCGGGCGCGCGCGGTGCTGGGCCGGAGGCGAGATAGTGGACGACCTGCCCTGCCTGGCCCCACCGGCCGCGGCCGCGCCGCGCGAGGTCTACCTGCTGTGCATCGGCGCCGGCAAGGCACGCAATCCGGCGGCGGCGATGGCGTTGCAGCGGCTCATCGACGGCGCCAGCGATCCACGGCCCATAGCAGTGTCCAGCCCAGCACGAACACCCCGCCGACGCGCAGTAGGCTGA
- a CDS encoding serine hydrolase produces MNTWIGGAVLLACTTMANAATPQQLQDLDATVERVRAQFDVPGIAVAVVKDGQVVLERGWGVRELGKPAPVEADTLFAIASNTKAFTATSLNLLAEDGKLKMDDKVIDHLPSFRMSDPFVTGQMTIRDLLSHRSGLSLGAGDLLFWPTTSYSNAEVVQRLGQVPLKGGFRERYAYDNILYAVAQQVVEHVSGMSYQQFLQTRIFDKVGMAGTRYNADHLRAGDNAAVGHAKYDFKDLRTVAPLTWSNNAGAGGIYSSAHDMARWMQVQLAEGKLADGTPLFTAKSQQQMWQMITPQTIPAPSVPELAPARANFAGYGEGWSLSDYRGQKLVWHTGGWPGMVSRLTLVPGEKLGVVVLTNQEVGAAFNAITLSVLDAYLGGEKHDWVDAYAKGVAKGQDKADEAWAKHQAERDKGSRPSLPLAGYAATYRDRWYGDMVIRAEGKDLRLRFAKTAQLSGRLEHWQHDTFIVRWDDRSLNADAFVNFSLDPDGNVREVRMQPISDLTDFSFDFQDLLFTPVK; encoded by the coding sequence ATGAATACCTGGATCGGAGGAGCCGTGCTGCTTGCGTGCACGACCATGGCCAATGCGGCGACGCCGCAGCAGCTGCAGGACCTGGATGCGACCGTCGAGCGCGTGCGCGCGCAGTTCGACGTACCCGGTATCGCCGTGGCCGTGGTCAAGGACGGGCAGGTGGTGCTGGAGCGCGGCTGGGGCGTGCGTGAACTGGGCAAGCCGGCGCCGGTCGAGGCCGACACCCTGTTCGCCATCGCCTCCAACACCAAGGCCTTCACTGCCACCTCGCTGAATCTGCTGGCCGAGGACGGCAAGCTGAAGATGGACGACAAGGTGATCGACCACCTGCCATCGTTCCGCATGTCCGATCCGTTCGTGACCGGGCAGATGACGATCCGCGACCTGCTTTCGCACCGCAGTGGCCTGAGCCTGGGCGCGGGCGACCTGCTGTTCTGGCCGACCACGTCCTACAGCAATGCCGAAGTCGTGCAGCGCCTTGGCCAGGTGCCGCTGAAAGGTGGTTTCCGCGAGCGCTATGCCTACGACAACATCCTGTATGCGGTCGCCCAGCAGGTGGTCGAGCACGTCTCGGGCATGAGCTACCAGCAGTTCCTGCAGACGCGCATCTTCGACAAGGTCGGCATGGCCGGCACGCGTTACAACGCCGATCACCTCAGGGCTGGCGACAACGCTGCGGTCGGTCACGCCAAGTACGATTTCAAGGATCTGCGTACCGTTGCGCCGTTGACCTGGTCGAACAACGCCGGGGCCGGTGGCATCTATTCCAGTGCCCACGACATGGCACGCTGGATGCAGGTGCAGCTGGCCGAAGGCAAGCTGGCCGATGGCACGCCGCTGTTCACTGCCAAGAGCCAGCAGCAGATGTGGCAGATGATCACGCCGCAGACGATTCCGGCGCCGAGCGTGCCGGAGCTGGCGCCGGCGCGGGCCAACTTCGCCGGCTATGGCGAGGGCTGGAGCCTGAGCGACTATCGCGGCCAGAAGCTGGTCTGGCACACCGGTGGCTGGCCGGGCATGGTTTCGCGGCTGACGCTGGTGCCGGGCGAGAAGCTGGGCGTGGTGGTGCTGACCAACCAGGAAGTGGGTGCGGCATTCAATGCGATCACGCTGAGCGTGCTTGATGCCTACCTGGGCGGTGAAAAGCACGACTGGGTGGATGCCTATGCGAAGGGCGTGGCCAAGGGCCAGGACAAGGCCGACGAAGCGTGGGCCAAGCACCAGGCGGAGCGTGACAAGGGCAGCAGGCCGTCATTGCCGCTGGCCGGGTATGCGGCCACCTACCGCGACCGCTGGTATGGCGACATGGTCATCCGCGCGGAAGGCAAGGACCTTCGGCTGCGCTTCGCAAAGACGGCACAGTTGAGCGGCCGCCTGGAACACTGGCAGCACGACACCTTCATCGTGCGCTGGGACGATCGCTCGCTCAATGCCGATGCGTTCGTGAATTTCAGCCTGGACCCGGATGGAAACGTGCGCGAGGTGCGCATGCAGCCGATCTCCGACCTGACCGATTTCAGCTTCGATTTCCAGGATCTGCTGTTCACCCCGGTGAAATAA
- a CDS encoding sensor domain-containing diguanylate cyclase, translated as MGGRQVRFETGAVLVLLLVWLALPWLGHARSVDAGRDYLLVGTATAEPTPHRACTPEMLAGPRQQTRVNAPPEGWSGEPQALDVFNVFAGEVRLQHGDREICGNMQDARTRDSRFRAGIGMVAVPAAGSHEPFLVSWQTPLKARWVPTLQLGAPSPVQQNDTARLLVRAACIAVAIALALSALMAYLTTRDRSFLMYIGATLVLVLWQSILGGLSGYPEPWLRVGGRGDWWLLALTAATQALVLPAMWRLNGGDRVLPRSRVGQQSVLWSLLTLAALVPWLQRDGLGVVAQVLQGTFIVGCALSLAMGIWARLRGDVWSLAGLAALAPMLVLIVADAASAHWLMEYRVEALQLAVTWLLMMAAYALNLRLGRLRQQRDEMRQLAETDMLTGLPNRRAGLHQLAQHLQGGERERGPLVIGFLDIDLFKDINDRHGHEIGDQVLVAVARALRAAVRSEDQVVRMGGEEFLLLLPGMPREIAAARLERLRQRITEACRDLQVPGLEVTASIGLAQWRPAEDDLAALLRRADHAMYVAKRSGRNRVFDGETEDPLTTA; from the coding sequence GTGGGCGGCAGGCAGGTGCGTTTCGAAACAGGGGCGGTGCTTGTCCTGCTGCTGGTGTGGTTGGCGTTGCCGTGGCTGGGCCATGCGCGCAGCGTCGACGCCGGCCGCGATTACCTTCTGGTCGGCACCGCGACGGCCGAACCTACGCCCCATCGCGCGTGCACGCCGGAGATGCTGGCCGGGCCGCGCCAGCAGACACGGGTGAATGCACCGCCAGAAGGCTGGTCCGGCGAGCCGCAGGCGCTGGATGTCTTCAATGTCTTTGCCGGCGAAGTGCGGCTGCAGCACGGTGACCGCGAGATCTGCGGCAACATGCAGGACGCGCGCACCCGCGATTCACGCTTCCGTGCGGGCATCGGCATGGTGGCGGTACCCGCTGCCGGCAGCCACGAACCCTTCCTGGTCTCCTGGCAGACGCCGCTGAAGGCACGCTGGGTGCCGACACTGCAACTGGGCGCGCCCAGCCCGGTACAGCAGAACGACACTGCCCGGCTGCTGGTGCGCGCCGCCTGCATCGCCGTGGCAATCGCGCTGGCGCTGTCGGCGCTGATGGCCTATCTGACCACCCGCGACCGTAGTTTCCTGATGTACATCGGTGCCACCCTGGTGCTGGTGCTGTGGCAGTCGATCCTCGGTGGTCTCAGCGGCTATCCCGAACCCTGGCTGCGCGTCGGCGGGCGCGGTGACTGGTGGCTGCTGGCGCTGACGGCAGCGACCCAGGCACTGGTGTTGCCGGCGATGTGGCGCCTGAACGGCGGTGACCGCGTGCTGCCACGTTCGCGCGTGGGCCAGCAGTCGGTGCTGTGGTCCCTGCTCACGCTGGCGGCACTGGTGCCGTGGTTGCAGCGCGATGGACTGGGCGTGGTCGCGCAGGTCCTGCAGGGGACCTTCATCGTCGGCTGCGCACTGTCGTTGGCGATGGGCATCTGGGCCCGCCTGCGCGGCGATGTCTGGTCGCTGGCGGGGCTGGCCGCACTGGCTCCGATGCTGGTGCTGATCGTGGCCGACGCCGCCAGTGCGCACTGGCTGATGGAGTACCGGGTGGAGGCCCTGCAGCTGGCAGTCACCTGGCTGCTGATGATGGCGGCCTACGCGCTCAACCTGCGCCTTGGCCGGCTGCGCCAGCAGCGTGATGAAATGCGACAGCTCGCCGAGACCGACATGCTGACCGGCCTGCCCAACCGCCGTGCCGGCCTGCACCAGCTGGCCCAGCATCTGCAGGGCGGCGAGCGTGAGAGGGGCCCGCTGGTGATCGGCTTCCTCGATATCGATCTGTTCAAGGACATCAACGATCGCCATGGCCATGAGATCGGTGACCAGGTGCTGGTGGCCGTGGCGCGCGCGCTTCGCGCCGCTGTCCGCAGCGAGGACCAGGTGGTGCGGATGGGGGGCGAGGAGTTCCTGCTGCTGTTGCCGGGCATGCCGCGGGAGATCGCGGCCGCCCGCCTGGAACGCCTGCGCCAGCGCATCACCGAGGCCTGCCGGGACCTGCAGGTGCCCGGTCTGGAGGTGACCGCGAGCATCGGCCTGGCACAGTGGCGGCCGGCCGAAGATGACCTGGCCGCGCTGCTGCGGCGCGCCGACCACGCCATGTACGTGGCCAAGCGCAGTGGCCGCAACCGGGTGTTCGATGGCGAGACCGAAGATCCATTGACCACGGCATGA
- a CDS encoding sensor domain-containing diguanylate cyclase: MIKPDKPANEALRLEALYRYRILDSERERSFDDLVAIAKAVCGTTMAAVTLIDVERQWFKSIQGIDAAETLRSDSMCGHAILQPQEIMVVEDALQDVRFHDNPVVTGDPHVRFYAGAPLISSDGLPLGTLCVFDARPQHLASDKAEALAALSRQVMLVMELRRFALDIQKHMLERDDYERLLSDYHDLLLAQNADLAEQSRTDALTGLPNRRALAAALGEAVVAVDGQARQACVALVDIDHFKHINDFQGHATGDRVLAELGALLRSHFAGRGMAARYGGEEFVALMPDVDLRTAELQCEFLRVAVSNLPLGFPVTISIGVAQHRPGETSEQTLARADAALYRAKGAGRNRVEVAP, encoded by the coding sequence ATGATCAAGCCCGACAAGCCCGCCAACGAAGCGCTGCGCCTGGAGGCGCTGTACCGCTACCGGATCCTCGATTCCGAACGGGAACGCTCGTTCGATGATCTGGTCGCCATTGCCAAGGCGGTATGCGGCACGACGATGGCGGCCGTGACCCTGATCGACGTCGAGCGGCAGTGGTTCAAGTCGATACAGGGCATCGATGCGGCCGAGACCCTGCGCAGTGATTCGATGTGTGGCCATGCCATCCTGCAACCGCAGGAGATCATGGTGGTCGAGGACGCGCTGCAGGATGTGCGCTTCCACGACAACCCTGTAGTAACTGGCGACCCGCACGTGCGTTTCTATGCCGGTGCACCGCTGATCAGCAGTGACGGCCTGCCGTTGGGCACGCTGTGCGTGTTCGACGCGCGCCCGCAGCACCTGGCAAGCGACAAGGCCGAAGCGCTGGCCGCGCTGTCGCGGCAGGTGATGCTGGTGATGGAGCTGCGCCGCTTCGCGCTGGACATCCAGAAGCACATGCTCGAGCGCGACGACTACGAGCGGCTGCTGTCGGACTACCACGACCTGCTGCTGGCACAGAATGCCGACCTGGCCGAACAGAGCCGGACCGATGCGCTGACCGGCCTGCCCAACCGCCGCGCACTGGCAGCAGCGCTGGGTGAAGCCGTGGTCGCCGTTGATGGGCAGGCGCGGCAGGCCTGTGTGGCGCTGGTGGACATCGACCATTTCAAGCACATCAATGATTTCCAGGGCCATGCGACCGGCGACCGGGTGCTGGCCGAACTGGGGGCGCTGCTGCGCTCGCACTTCGCCGGGCGCGGCATGGCCGCACGCTACGGCGGTGAGGAGTTCGTCGCACTGATGCCGGACGTGGATCTGCGTACCGCCGAGCTGCAATGCGAGTTCCTGCGCGTGGCGGTGTCCAACCTGCCGCTGGGCTTCCCGGTGACGATCAGCATCGGCGTGGCGCAGCACCGGCCTGGTGAAACCTCCGAGCAGACCCTGGCCCGTGCCGATGCCGCGCTGTACCGGGCCAAGGGCGCCGGCCGCAACCGGGTGGAAGTAGCGCCTTGA
- a CDS encoding DMT family transporter: protein MSTPDTRKALWQIHFCVLLWGVTAILGKLITLPALPLVWWRMLLVVAMLALLPRVWRGLRTLPLRLVAGYAGIGALVALHWLTFYGAVKLANASVAATCIALAPVFTSIIEPWVAKRPFQMRELAFGLAVLPGVALVVGGVPDGMRMGVLIGALSALLVAVFGSLNKRMVSHADPLTVTALELGAGTITLTLLAPLMPYLLPALASPLWIVPDLHDGILLLVLAGVCTLLPFALALVALRHLSAYTVQLVTNLEPVYAVLLAVVLLREQHEVTPWFYLGVAIIVGAVFLHPLLNRRKRVQHPEILGTSEARNIAD, encoded by the coding sequence ATGAGCACACCCGACACCCGCAAAGCGCTTTGGCAGATCCACTTCTGTGTCCTGCTGTGGGGCGTCACCGCCATCCTCGGCAAGTTGATCACCCTGCCCGCGCTGCCGCTGGTGTGGTGGCGGATGCTGCTGGTGGTGGCGATGCTGGCACTGCTGCCGCGGGTCTGGCGCGGGCTGCGTACGTTGCCGCTGCGGCTGGTCGCCGGCTATGCCGGCATCGGCGCGCTGGTTGCGCTGCATTGGCTGACGTTCTATGGCGCGGTGAAGCTGGCCAATGCCTCGGTTGCTGCGACCTGCATCGCCCTGGCACCGGTGTTCACTTCGATCATCGAACCGTGGGTGGCCAAACGCCCGTTCCAGATGCGCGAGCTGGCCTTCGGCCTGGCCGTGCTGCCCGGTGTGGCGCTGGTGGTGGGCGGCGTGCCCGACGGCATGCGCATGGGCGTGTTGATCGGCGCGCTCTCGGCCCTGCTGGTGGCAGTGTTCGGCTCGCTCAACAAGCGCATGGTCAGCCATGCCGATCCGCTGACGGTAACTGCGCTGGAGCTGGGCGCCGGCACCATCACCCTGACCCTGCTGGCACCGCTGATGCCGTACCTGCTGCCGGCGCTGGCCAGCCCGTTGTGGATCGTTCCCGACCTGCACGACGGCATCCTGCTGCTGGTGCTGGCCGGGGTCTGCACGCTGCTGCCGTTCGCCCTGGCCCTGGTCGCGCTGCGCCACCTCAGCGCCTACACCGTGCAGCTGGTCACCAACCTGGAGCCGGTCTACGCCGTGTTGCTGGCCGTGGTGCTGCTGCGCGAGCAGCATGAAGTCACCCCGTGGTTCTATCTGGGCGTGGCGATCATCGTCGGTGCCGTGTTCCTGCATCCGCTGCTGAACCGCCGCAAGCGCGTGCAGCATCCGGAGATCCTCGGCACATCCGAAGCGCGCAACATCGCCGATTGA
- a CDS encoding Pr6Pr family membrane protein has product MPAASFLLLRGWALLTALVAAASLLLQFALLMRGIGASLGPGVASLRFFSYFTILSNLAVCLGCVRLCRGRALRPTVAATLALCIGVTGLIYLLALQGLWQPTGLQWWADVGLHYVVPLLYLAGWAGLLPHGDLRWRALGAVLLVPLAYLGWAMLTASWLGSAPYPFLEVQRIGSRAFGLSLLRVGGVFVLGWTLLWAVDRWRRR; this is encoded by the coding sequence ATGCCCGCTGCCAGTTTTCTTCTGCTGCGCGGCTGGGCGCTGTTGACCGCGCTGGTCGCGGCAGCATCGCTGCTGCTGCAGTTCGCCCTGCTGATGCGCGGCATCGGCGCCAGCCTGGGCCCCGGCGTGGCGAGTCTGCGCTTCTTCAGCTACTTCACCATCCTCAGCAATCTGGCCGTGTGCCTGGGCTGCGTCCGGCTCTGCCGCGGCCGCGCCCTGCGACCGACGGTGGCCGCCACCCTGGCACTGTGCATCGGCGTCACCGGCCTGATCTATCTGCTGGCGCTGCAGGGGCTGTGGCAGCCAACTGGCCTGCAGTGGTGGGCCGATGTCGGTCTGCACTACGTGGTGCCGCTGCTGTATCTGGCCGGTTGGGCGGGGCTGCTGCCTCATGGTGACCTGCGCTGGCGCGCGTTGGGCGCGGTCCTGCTGGTGCCGCTGGCCTACCTGGGCTGGGCGATGCTCACGGCCTCGTGGCTGGGCAGCGCACCGTATCCGTTCCTGGAAGTGCAGCGGATCGGTTCGCGTGCATTCGGCCTCAGCCTACTGCGCGTCGGCGGGGTGTTCGTGCTGGGCTGGACACTGCTATGGGCCGTGGATCGCTGGCGCCGTCGATGA